One Roseimaritima multifibrata DNA window includes the following coding sequences:
- a CDS encoding DUF4357 domain-containing protein: MCVRSVLRRTTLGGNRNWWYGRLTCFLRKVATVVVGESFSGQSSTASITFLPLPARDRLRYLATDGYRKLREQLIEERKLAEQPNGCLLEFTDDVVFSSPSAAAATVNAGNANGRTAWKVGGNSSKLRRLAPLTTASSNRLG; the protein is encoded by the coding sequence ATGTGTGTTCGTTCTGTCCTACGGCGAACCACACTTGGGGGAAATCGAAACTGGTGGTACGGTCGCCTAACATGTTTTTTACGCAAAGTCGCGACTGTCGTTGTTGGAGAGTCTTTCTCTGGGCAAAGTTCAACCGCTTCGATCACGTTCCTACCGCTGCCAGCCCGCGATCGCCTTCGCTATTTGGCGACAGACGGCTATCGTAAACTTCGTGAGCAGCTGATCGAAGAACGCAAACTGGCTGAACAGCCGAATGGATGTCTGCTGGAATTCACTGACGATGTTGTGTTCAGTAGTCCCAGTGCGGCCGCTGCAACGGTGAATGCCGGCAATGCGAATGGCCGTACGGCGTGGAAAGTTGGGGGGAACTCGTCAAAGCTACGCAGATTGGCACCACTCACAACTGCCAGTTCAAACCGACTCGGATGA
- a CDS encoding SMI1/KNR4 family protein: MQEILDRVSAHLSGLGISLDAELNPAATASDIETAQKRVDFPLPPDYIDFVTRFANGLSISWSMDDGPFGSFELEPIENSVGSALEMRDWRFYDADAAREYGFPHTDDPELALETNRLMHNWIPLHAEGNGDNFSLNLNPDGYGNVVFDHHSWLDGGTGANGFLMGKTFTAFFESWATVCFAQPKSLWWKSVLADSGVNWASSEFDNRFRLTP; encoded by the coding sequence ATGCAAGAAATCCTCGATCGCGTATCAGCACACCTATCCGGCTTGGGCATATCGCTCGACGCGGAATTGAACCCTGCTGCCACGGCTAGCGACATTGAGACCGCTCAGAAACGCGTTGACTTTCCCCTGCCGCCTGACTACATCGACTTTGTGACCCGTTTTGCCAACGGGTTGTCGATCTCTTGGTCCATGGACGACGGACCGTTCGGCTCGTTTGAGCTAGAGCCCATCGAAAACTCAGTTGGCAGCGCACTGGAGATGCGTGATTGGCGATTTTACGACGCTGATGCTGCTCGCGAATATGGCTTCCCGCACACAGATGATCCGGAACTTGCACTCGAAACCAACCGCTTGATGCACAACTGGATTCCACTACACGCAGAGGGTAACGGCGACAATTTCTCGTTGAACCTTAACCCTGACGGATACGGCAACGTAGTATTCGATCATCACAGTTGGCTGGACGGGGGCACTGGTGCAAACGGATTTCTGATGGGCAAAACTTTTACCGCGTTCTTTGAATCGTGGGCAACCGTATGCTTTGCTCAACCGAAGAGCCTGTGGTGGAAATCCGTGCTGGCCGATTCCGGGGTCAACTGGGCGTCTTCTGAATTTGACAATCGCTTCCGATTGACACCGTAA
- a CDS encoding GIY-YIG nuclease family protein: protein MDERFLNYCDQLQPRLDALLAMPGIHPVAPPTGMPNRGVYLLTENDVHLYTGRSNTMPKRLRDHCTGGHRKAALAVKLTRLATGNPATYRRENSISVLMTQPDFATAFTDAQTRIRNMTLRYVEETDPVRQCLLEIYVSLVLRTTYNSWDTT, encoded by the coding sequence ATGGACGAACGCTTTCTAAACTACTGCGACCAGCTTCAACCTCGCCTTGATGCACTTCTTGCGATGCCGGGGATTCACCCTGTCGCACCGCCAACTGGCATGCCGAATCGCGGCGTCTACCTGCTCACCGAGAATGACGTCCATCTCTACACGGGTCGCAGCAACACGATGCCCAAGCGGCTCCGCGATCATTGCACTGGCGGGCACCGAAAGGCTGCCTTGGCCGTCAAACTCACTCGGCTCGCGACTGGCAATCCCGCAACCTACCGGCGAGAGAACTCGATTTCCGTGTTGATGACGCAACCTGACTTTGCAACTGCCTTCACTGATGCCCAGACGCGAATTCGCAACATGACTTTGCGGTACGTCGAGGAAACTGATCCGGTGCGTCAATGCTTACTCGAAATCTACGTTTCGCTTGTACTGCGCACCACTTACAACTCATGGGATACCACTTAG
- a CDS encoding type II toxin-antitoxin system RelE/ParE family toxin, whose product MDERPFWFHPDASAEVLVAHDRYGEVTFKLAERFQDELERSRQTITRGPQVWPEYLYGTQRYLLKGFPYFIVYRAVPDRIEIIAVAHERQRPGYWADRTVS is encoded by the coding sequence ATGGATGAACGTCCATTCTGGTTTCACCCTGATGCGAGCGCCGAGGTGCTGGTAGCACATGACCGCTATGGCGAGGTGACTTTCAAGTTGGCCGAACGGTTTCAAGACGAACTAGAACGTTCTCGACAGACAATCACACGTGGCCCGCAAGTTTGGCCAGAGTACTTATACGGCACTCAGCGTTACCTGCTGAAAGGATTCCCATACTTCATTGTCTATCGCGCCGTACCAGATCGAATTGAGATTATCGCAGTAGCCCACGAAAGACAGCGTCCGGGTTACTGGGCAGATCGCACCGTCTCGTAG
- a CDS encoding addiction module protein — protein MNTQPQDLLSAALTLPEIERANIAGSLLRSLDPSPDPTADEAWAAEIKRRVESIDRGEVELTPWNDVMSAMRDRRNG, from the coding sequence ATGAACACACAACCTCAAGACCTTCTGTCGGCTGCACTGACATTGCCCGAAATCGAGCGTGCGAACATCGCTGGTTCCTTGCTGCGAAGCCTCGACCCCAGTCCAGACCCGACGGCAGATGAGGCATGGGCAGCTGAGATCAAACGGAGGGTGGAGTCCATCGACCGGGGTGAGGTCGAACTAACGCCTTGGAATGATGTGATGTCGGCGATGCGCGATCGACGCAATGGATGA
- a CDS encoding thioredoxin family protein, translated as MSSPQLTHETYADFVASNSFAVVHCWAVWNGYDHKMRAALADQMPHFRQIAFAEFDVDPPDHHDICRELNVHGPPFLALYRDGALVTSRVGLMDRADLRAFLHGLLNPAA; from the coding sequence ATGTCGTCACCGCAATTGACCCACGAAACATACGCTGACTTCGTTGCGTCAAATTCGTTCGCAGTGGTCCACTGCTGGGCGGTATGGAACGGTTACGATCACAAAATGCGCGCGGCGCTAGCCGACCAAATGCCGCACTTCCGCCAGATCGCGTTCGCCGAATTCGACGTTGATCCACCCGATCACCATGACATCTGCCGTGAATTGAACGTGCATGGCCCCCCGTTTCTTGCGCTGTATCGCGACGGCGCTCTCGTCACTTCCCGCGTTGGCCTGATGGATCGTGCGGACTTGCGTGCGTTTCTCCATGGCCTCCTCAACCCCGCTGCATAG
- a CDS encoding type II toxin-antitoxin system RelE family toxin, which yields MNHFASPAFWECYKKLPDVIRTLADKNFALLKDNPDHPSLHFKKVGRYRSARVGRDFRALAVETDDGLLWFWIGNHAEYDRLIGA from the coding sequence ATGAATCATTTTGCAAGCCCTGCCTTCTGGGAGTGCTACAAGAAACTTCCAGACGTCATTCGTACGTTGGCCGACAAGAATTTCGCACTGCTCAAGGATAACCCAGATCACCCCTCGCTCCACTTCAAGAAGGTCGGCCGCTATCGATCTGCTCGCGTTGGGCGAGACTTCCGTGCGCTCGCCGTCGAGACCGACGATGGCCTGCTATGGTTTTGGATTGGAAATCATGCCGAATACGATCGCTTGATCGGCGCGTAG
- a CDS encoding tyrosine-type recombinase/integrase yields the protein MSIRTFFDKFCYRDVTLGLATPRKPKRRPVVLSTREVARLLQAASTIRDKLVLGLMYATGMRVSEVVRVRFRDIDFDRNIIMTWQGKGRADRLVTLPQSYRELLRSMRAHGTAESYIFAGAAKGRFLSTRTVQRIMQTTMRIAKIDKPATPHSLRHSFATHSFEAGCDIRRIQKVLGHVHLETTTIYVHVAKPADPSQMPSPIDRLHAATGDGPSEPSHMATSSPALSRDPQNLPNVPSPPAEPVGRMQLFGKTSPDSSSTIQLTIRVPAEGRAIYFTGTTVTEARQGYLTLSVPPLEKWDKELNWLRPRQRERFQEADFYERLQQSIRSRFQAGTLITHRPEKQTTTATIATRIDRPHRDRSLPSTISKHISLSASTFPTAPFPTWSVRTK from the coding sequence ATGTCGATCCGAACGTTTTTCGACAAATTCTGCTACCGGGATGTGACACTCGGTTTAGCGACACCTCGCAAGCCTAAGCGTCGACCGGTGGTATTAAGTACTCGGGAAGTCGCTCGACTGCTTCAGGCAGCCTCAACCATCCGAGACAAACTGGTGCTGGGATTAATGTATGCAACGGGCATGCGAGTCAGCGAGGTCGTCAGAGTACGATTTCGAGACATCGATTTTGATCGCAACATCATCATGACCTGGCAGGGGAAGGGTCGAGCGGACCGGCTAGTCACGCTACCGCAGAGCTACCGAGAACTATTGCGATCGATGCGGGCACACGGAACTGCAGAGTCCTACATATTCGCAGGGGCCGCCAAAGGACGGTTTCTCTCGACACGGACCGTCCAAAGAATCATGCAGACAACGATGCGGATTGCCAAAATCGACAAACCTGCAACTCCCCATTCGCTTCGCCACAGCTTTGCGACTCATAGCTTTGAAGCGGGCTGTGACATTCGGCGAATACAAAAGGTTCTCGGGCACGTTCACCTAGAAACGACCACCATATACGTGCATGTCGCAAAGCCGGCCGACCCGTCTCAGATGCCAAGCCCCATCGATCGCCTTCACGCAGCAACGGGAGATGGCCCATCCGAACCATCGCACATGGCCACTTCCTCCCCGGCATTAAGTCGTGATCCCCAAAATCTGCCAAACGTGCCATCTCCGCCAGCAGAGCCCGTCGGAAGGATGCAATTGTTCGGAAAAACATCCCCCGACTCATCGTCGACTATCCAGCTAACCATCCGCGTGCCAGCAGAAGGTCGAGCCATCTATTTCACTGGGACAACGGTTACCGAAGCAAGGCAGGGCTATTTAACACTCAGCGTCCCACCGCTTGAAAAATGGGACAAGGAACTTAATTGGCTCAGACCCAGACAGCGCGAACGATTCCAAGAAGCTGATTTTTACGAGCGGTTGCAGCAATCGATTCGCTCCCGATTCCAGGCGGGTACCCTAATCACTCATCGTCCTGAAAAGCAAACAACAACAGCCACAATCGCCACGCGAATCGATCGGCCACATCGCGACCGAAGCCTCCCCTCAACCATCTCCAAACACATTTCCCTCAGCGCAAGCACCTTTCCCACAGCCCCTTTTCCAACCTGGAGCGTCCGAACAAAGTAA
- a CDS encoding relaxase domain-containing protein, which yields MLIATQGKNIVATRQYFDQVLTQGDYYLGQEVNGHWHGHGAEILGLGRGTEVTKQQFSDLLQGKHPIDGSQLTQRSRKDRRPGMDLTFSVPKSVSLAWAINGDERLIVALREAVHETMARDVDPNVFRQILLPGCDTRFSDTSQA from the coding sequence ATGCTCATTGCAACCCAAGGAAAAAACATCGTCGCTACGCGTCAATACTTTGACCAAGTACTGACACAGGGTGACTACTACTTGGGGCAAGAAGTGAACGGCCACTGGCATGGTCATGGTGCTGAAATACTCGGTCTTGGTCGTGGAACTGAAGTAACCAAACAGCAGTTCAGTGATCTTCTTCAAGGCAAACATCCGATCGACGGCAGCCAGCTTACGCAGCGAAGCCGAAAGGATCGCCGCCCCGGAATGGATCTGACCTTTTCGGTTCCTAAAAGCGTTTCGCTTGCGTGGGCGATCAATGGCGACGAACGTCTGATTGTTGCTCTTCGCGAAGCGGTCCATGAAACGATGGCTCGTGATGTCGATCCGAACGTTTTTCGACAAATTCTGCTACCGGGATGTGACACTCGGTTTAGCGACACCTCGCAAGCCTAA
- a CDS encoding PDDEXK nuclease domain-containing protein — protein sequence MNRDELNLYGDLLAEIKQRVRRGQQRAVLSVNATLILTYWDIGRMISERQNDQGWGSKVIPRLAVDLKNELPEEKGFSERNIGRMIAFFRAYPILPPSVAKFPSVPPAVQQTPEIGELPNLPPSVANSDVSSFDTLWATLLQISWSHNVILIQKVKDQSTRLWYASQIIEHGWSRDTLASQIKSEVHTRHGKAITNFDGTLPEAHAGIATDLLKDPFVFDFLTLEEPFHERELETGLLTHIEKFLLELGRGFAFVGRQYEMTVGDSDFYIDLLFYHLKLRCFVVVDLKKGQFKPEHAGKMNFYCSAVDSELRHESDAQTIGLILCQTKNSIVAEYALRGIEKPIGVADYELTTALPETMVSSLPSIEDIEAELSTDLPEADAE from the coding sequence ATGAACCGCGATGAACTTAACTTGTACGGTGATTTGCTCGCGGAGATCAAGCAGCGTGTTCGGCGAGGGCAGCAACGAGCCGTCTTGTCGGTCAACGCGACCTTGATCCTGACCTATTGGGATATTGGTCGCATGATCTCCGAGCGTCAGAACGACCAGGGGTGGGGAAGCAAGGTCATCCCTCGGCTGGCGGTCGATCTAAAGAACGAATTACCGGAGGAGAAGGGGTTTTCGGAGCGGAACATTGGGCGAATGATCGCTTTTTTCCGTGCTTATCCAATTTTGCCACCGTCCGTGGCAAAATTTCCATCGGTGCCCCCAGCAGTGCAGCAAACCCCGGAAATTGGGGAACTGCCAAATTTGCCACCGTCCGTGGCAAATTCTGATGTGAGCTCTTTCGACACACTCTGGGCGACGCTCCTGCAGATTTCCTGGAGCCACAATGTCATCCTCATTCAAAAGGTAAAAGACCAGAGCACACGGCTTTGGTACGCCAGCCAAATCATTGAGCACGGCTGGTCGCGAGACACACTCGCCTCGCAGATCAAATCGGAGGTACACACGCGGCACGGGAAGGCGATCACGAATTTCGACGGCACACTTCCAGAAGCCCATGCCGGAATTGCGACGGATCTCCTGAAAGATCCCTTCGTTTTCGATTTCTTGACTTTGGAAGAGCCGTTCCACGAGCGTGAGCTGGAAACCGGCTTGCTGACGCATATCGAGAAATTTCTGCTTGAACTTGGACGCGGCTTTGCATTCGTCGGCCGGCAATACGAAATGACCGTCGGTGACAGCGATTTCTATATTGACCTACTGTTCTATCACCTCAAGCTGCGTTGTTTTGTCGTGGTCGACTTAAAGAAGGGCCAGTTCAAGCCCGAGCACGCAGGCAAGATGAACTTCTACTGTTCGGCAGTCGACTCCGAGCTACGGCACGAATCGGACGCACAAACGATCGGACTGATTCTCTGTCAGACAAAGAATAGTATCGTTGCCGAATATGCGTTAAGAGGAATCGAAAAACCAATCGGTGTCGCAGACTATGAGCTGACCACGGCACTTCCCGAAACAATGGTGTCAAGTCTGCCAAGCATTGAAGACATCGAAGCAGAGTTGTCCACCGATCTTCCAGAGGCTGATGCCGAATAG